attttatcgGATTGGCTATAGCATGGTATTGGGTGTACTTTCTCTCATAATGAGCCATCTCTTCAAGGGAGCCCATTTTTCTGTTGGCCCAAAAGGGACCAGTCAAAAAAGTAACCGTGTTTGTAAGAGGTATGTAGAAATATGTAGAGAACTGATTTGCTgcgcttaattttttcttcgggcacagaattatttttttgtaggtCAGGAGCACACTCATGTCTCTCTTTCgtaacacacacatacacacagacACAGGACGGGGGTAAGGATGAGGCACAAACTTACTACTCAACTGGGTTGACAGGAAGGGCAAAAGAGAATCGTTtgagttatattttttcctttctctccttttcccttctgttTTTAAATTCCCTTTGCTAAACGATTTGTTTTGCCATGTGAGTAGCGAAGCTGCTTACATTGGATAAACTTAAcacgtgcaaaaaaaaaaaaggggaggaaaaaacaaaacaaaaaaaaaaaaaaaaaaagggaaaaaaaacaaacaagcaagcaaataaataaataaagaaattaacTCAAATTGGAAagtaaaatgagaaaaaaaaaaaaaaaaaaaaattaaacaaaagaaaagttgGCAAACATTCCGCGATTAAGGCTAACATGTATGCCGTTTGAAcgcaaagaagaagaaaaaaaaaaaaaaaaaaaaaaaacgaattgaaagggaaggaaaaatataacaaaacaaaaaaaaataaaataaaacattatATAATGTCGTATGAAGTAAGTTCGAAACACAAGCGATGTGTCATTCCTTATGGTACTCTTCTTACggtgtaaaaaatatatcctctGCGAAATTGTGAAAGGCTAATATTGGAGGCCTCGGCAAGGGTGGGGGGAAAGACACAAAGCAGGGAGGCTCCAAACCAGGAAATTTCACACAACCAAGGCGTCGACCAAGAGGCAGACAGATCAACATTCGGATCATCGGACAAGTATCAGGCAGAACGCTGGCACCTCCCTGGGATGTGGTCCTAATTAAGGCACAAATTTCCCCTTGTGTACAAAATGAGCTAAtggacttcatttttttgggaaaagaaaaaaaaaaaataaagaacatatacaaaaatgcaaatcGCTGGAAATTTCTATAAGTGACTAGCCAACGCACACATTTATGTTCACAGATACGAATACGCACTTGTGTTGCAACAAAATTTGTGAAGACCTTACCCCAGAGGTACGCACGacacgtacacacacacacaaagaaagaaagaaggaaagaaagaaaaagagaaaagtgaGAAGCCAAGATGGGCATATTGTTCTCCTCCATACTCTCCCGCCTATTTTCAAATAGAGAAATCAGGATACTTATATTAGGCCTCGATAATGCAGGGAAAACTACCATCCTGAACAGACTGCAGCTGGGAGAAATTGTACAGACTATACCAACCATTGGATTTAATGTAGAAAATGTAAACtacaaaaatttaaaattacaGGTATGGGATTTGGGGGGGCAGTCGTCCATTAGACCCTACTGGAGATGCTACTATAAAAATACGAATGCCATTATTTATGTGATTGACAGCTCAGATGGCGAACGCTTGGTAAACACCAAGTGGGAAATTAATATGATTCTTAAGGAGCCAGACTTGAAAGGAGTACTCCTGGTCATCTTTGCAAACAAGCAGGATGTTAAAAATTGTCTTTCCATAACTCAAATTTCGAAGGATTTAAACCTAACAGCGATACGGGATCGGCAGTGGGCTATTTTCAGCACCAGTGCTACGAAAAACGTTGGGATTACGGAGGCTCTGGACTGGCTCGTCAGTAACATCAAGTGATTTGTCGGGCTGATCTCACTTTTTatctcccttttctttccgtCTGCCCTTGACAATTTTACTTTGCAGAATTTTaccaatcttttttttttttttttttttttttttttccttttttcaagttTCCCATTTGAACGTGTAAACCCATGGTCCTAATGCATCGTTCCCTGTGTACTATCCCGTCGTGTATGCTCCTTTGTGGTACTGCACATTTGTATGCATACGCAAGTGTTTAATTTCCTGTCGCTcaccatttttgttttcccttcccttttcacGTAGCTGTTTTTTGTCGTCCGTCTGACGTGCAACgtcactcccttttttttttttttttttttttttttttttttagttgtCGTTGTTAACCCGCTTCCCGTTTGAAATTCCCCCGTGGTGCGTTCCCCTCAGAAagttcatttgttcttttcggGCCGCCTCCACCgagcttttttaaaatggcatACTACTCATTTCCTAACTTAGCGAACTTTAAGTGCTATTAGAAAATATGTTTAGTTAGTAAATTGCTCACTTTCAGCATTTAACCCTTTTCACCATTTCATCctcctgaaaaaaaaaaaaaaaaaaaaaaaaaaaaaacaggcaTTAATTGTGTGCATCGCAAAGGTACCATGGCTTTCTCTGCCCAACAGTTTctttttcgcaaaaatgTAAGGGCGAACTTTTCTGTAGATATTTTTGCTGCCTTCCAAGGTTGTGTGTTTCTTACCCCTTGAAAAGGGGGCAGTTGTTGTTTTCCCAACGTCCCcgtcgcattttttttctcctcttatACTCCACTTTAGCGAAGAGGAATGATGAAATGAAGGGAGCTAAATTAAGGCCCAGTTTTTATTCGTTTCAAAGGAGATGGTAATGAATGCAATTATATGAAAAAACTTCGCAATTGTGAGATGAAGGTTCGCTGGCAGGATCCCAGGGTTCACTCTTAGTGTACTTGTGTGTAAATcgatacacatatatatggataCGTGTTCGCACGTGCCTTCTTTCCCGCAGCTTCAACACAGCGCTAATCAAGTCCAAAATTGACACGCTCGAAAACTACGCGAAGAAGAACCAGATGCACAAACTGCGGATGAACGACTTGTTCGACGTCTTGAAACTGTATGCCCAATTTGACGCTCCAATGTTtggaggacaaaaaaaaaaaaaaaaaaattagtgaCGAAATGAGGAAGGATGTGGCTTCAGTGGGAAACTCCCCCAACAGCAACCGTAACAACGGGAGCAAATAAAATAGAGAAGATAAAATGAACTGTTTAATAACCCTTACAGGTCTAAAACGGAAGAAGATTACAAGCTATCCCTGCACCTGCTCAACCTGTACTACAATTTTGGGAGGAGCTTAAACACACAACAAGatgttaatttattttttattttcatcctgAGGACAAACCAGCTGAACGAGGCCAAAGAGGTAACAGAACCGTTACATCAGTGTGGAagtggaaaagaggaaaaatggaCAGAGTTTAACAGAGGCAGATAAAACAGTGTTGGATGCATCTTAACGTTATTAAGTTATGCTCTTCCCCTTATATGTGTGAATACCCCTTTGGCGCCCTCCCCAACTTCACAAAAATGCGTACACACCTGAACAAATAAGTGCACTCCTTCTCATCGCTTCCgtactccccccccctccccatcTCACTTTTCTTTGAAGCTACTTAAATATTTCAACGGATGGCTGCTCTGCCCCCCGTCGAACAAGTACATTTTGCTATGCatggaagaatttttta
Above is a window of Plasmodium knowlesi strain H genome assembly, chromosome: 6 DNA encoding:
- a CDS encoding ADP-ribosylation factor, putative — encoded protein: MGILFSSILSRLFSNREIRILILGLDNAGKTTILNRLQLGEIVQTIPTIGFNVENVNYKNLKLQVWDLGGQSSIRPYWRCYYKNTNAIIYVIDSSDGERLVNTKWEINMILKEPDLKGVLLVIFANKQDVKNCLSITQISKDLNLTAIRDRQWAIFSTSATKNVGITEALDWLVSNIK